Proteins encoded by one window of Panicum virgatum strain AP13 chromosome 7N, P.virgatum_v5, whole genome shotgun sequence:
- the LOC120683341 gene encoding uncharacterized protein LOC120683341: MAGSARSAAAKHAYRMFAPSRGAAARGPGAGAAEEFDESDVWGSFGPAGGGGAGVDTGPGAELAAARARPIPASRAARKKPADGAAPGSLPMNIPDWQKILGAEYRDHHPGEWELDGDDDGGHGRVGGGAEMVPPHELAWRSRAASLSVHEGIGRTLKGRDLSRVRDAVWKKTGFED, encoded by the coding sequence ATGGCCGGGAGCGCGAGGTCGGCGGCCGCGAAGCACGCGTACCGGATGTTCGCGCCGTCCAGGGGCGCCGCGGCGAGGggacccggcgccggcgccgcggaggagttcgacGAGTCGGACGTCTGGGGCTCGTTCGGCccggcggggggcggcggcgccggcgtggacaCCGGCCCCGGCGCCGAGCTGGCCGCCGCCCGGGCGCGGCCGATCCCGGCCTCCCGCGCCGCGCGGAAGAAGCCGGCGGACGGCGCCGCGCCGGGGTCGCTGCCGATGAACATACCGGACTGGCAGAAGATCCTCGGGGCCGAGTACCGGGACCACCACCCGGGCGAGTGGGAGCTCGacggggacgacgacggcggccacggccgggtgggcggcggcgcggagatgGTGCCGCCGCACGAGCTGGCGTGGCGCAGCCGGGCCGCGTCGCTGTCGGTGCACGAGGGGATCGGCAGGACGCTCAAGGGGCGCGACCTCAGCCGGGTCCGGGACGCCGTCTGGAAGAAGACCGGCTTCGAGGACTGA
- the LOC120680623 gene encoding pentatricopeptide repeat-containing protein At1g77360, mitochondrial-like, which produces MSAAAEKSPDGEEEANPRAEAFLEIISSVPPGEVEAALSACGIGPTAEVAEQVLKSRACYSRPKSAVRFFRWAARSVEHTAYAWNLLVDILGKAAMFEPMWDAIRSMNQEGGGGGLVSVATFASVFTSYCARGNFKEAAAAFDVMGRYGLKPDAVALNSLLSAMCRVEGRAQDALNVFERIKATVPPDADTFAILLEAWEKEGNAKEAKKVFGEMVVRVGWDAANEPAYDSLLSTLIRGGEFSEALNFLKLMRRMGCFPGNKFFNNAVDITTSMGDYANAIAIWDMMVSETRHVPTFSMYNAMIGLCCNVGNLDYALGMLDEMPLNGAFANSVTYNTILEGFIKHRKSREAESFLKEMSKNEQLPTASNCAAAISLFFKEFNPSAAINVWRCVVEHNIAPAEDSARELIAGLLDFDRLTEVKKHADGMIDMRVELSQSTIENMKRAFVKADMRQFYDHIARRLKRR; this is translated from the coding sequence atgagcgcggcggcggagaagagccccgacggcgaggaggaggcgaacCCTCGCGCGGAGGCGTTCCTGGAGATCATCAGCAGCGTCCCGCcgggggaggtggaggcggcgctgtcGGCCTGCGGCATCGGCCCCACGGCGGAGGTCGCGGAGCAGGTGCTCAAGTCCCGCGCCTGCTACTCCCGCCCCAAGTCCGCCGTCCGCTTCTTCCGCTGGGCGGCGAGGTCCGTCGAGCACACCGCCTACGCGTGGAACCTCCTCGTCGACATCCTCGGCAAGGCCGCCATGTTCGAGCCCATGTGGGACGCCATCCGCTCCATGAaccaggagggcggcggcggggggctcgTCTCCGTCGCCACCTTCGCCTCCGTCTTCACCTCCTACTGCGCCCGCGGCAACTTCAaggaggccgccgcggccttCGACGTCATGGGCCGCTACGGCCTCAAGCCCGATGCCGTCGCGCTCAACTCGCTGCTCTCGGCGATGTGCCGCGTCGAGGGCCGCGCGCAGGACGCCCTGAACGTGTTCGAGCGCATCAAGGCCACCGTCCCGCCCGACGCCGACACCTTCGCGATACTGCTCGAGGCGTGGGAGAAGGAGGGGAACGCGAAGGAAGCCAAGAAAGTCTTCGGCGAGATGGTCGTCCGCGTGGGCTGGGACGCTGCCAACGAGCCCGCTTACGACTCCTTACTCTCCACGCTCATACGTGGTGGCGAGTTCAGCGAGGCGCTCAACTTTCTGAAGTTGATGCGGAGAATGGGCTGCTTCCCGGGGAACAAATTTTTCAACAATGCCGTGGATATCACCACCAGCATGGGTGATTACGCCAATGCCATAGCCATCTGGGACATGATGGTCTCTGAAACTCGGCACGTTCCCACTTTCTCAATGTACAACGCCATGATCGGCCTCTGCTGCAATGTTGGTAACCTCGACTATGCCCTTGGGATGCTTGATGAAATGCCCCTTAATGGTGCCTTTGCAAATTCTGTCACATACAACACCATCCTGGAGGGATTCATCAAGCATCGCAAGTCTCGGGAGGCTGAAAGTTTCCTGAAGGAGATGAGCAAGAATGAGCAACTGCCTACTGCATCCAACTGTGCTGCTGCTATCAGCTTGTTCTTTAAGGAGTTTAACCCATCTGCAGCGATCAACGTGTGGCGTTGTGTAGTGGAGCATAACATTGCCCCTGCCGAGGACTCTGCTAGAGAGCTAATAGCAGGGCTGCTCGACTTTGACCGGTTAACTGAGGTGAAGAAGCATGCTGATGGGATGATTGACATGAGAGTTGAGTTGTCGCAGTCCACCATTGAGAATATGAAGCGCGCTTTTGTGAAGGCTGACATGCGTCAATTCTATGATCACATTGCAAGAAGGCTGAAGCGACGGTAG